A genomic stretch from Candidatus Methylomirabilota bacterium includes:
- a CDS encoding DNA topoisomerase IV subunit A: MAKAAAAKKVGAVEKKLISVADTVITAAEKSKDPALAIPVRSLANVNFDAKRGIIQLGKRKQARTFFNVGMAKKFMQTVLVADALSELQRQNLTTSLREIYYRTKHTMKGSHENTFDGQNESDPLIEDLEVTLAALREELHVRAENAGSIVGPVVFGDDGDRVDCARLGKGGYSVPSIVEPEYLEIRRCTADFVLLVEKGTQWNRLSEDKFWRRYNCVLLTGNGQPPRGVRRLARRLHEEYKLPVYVLVDNDPWGYYIYSVVKQGSINLAFESERMAIPKAKFIGLSSADPDAYGLPRNVGIKLNDKDVSRAKELLKYRWFEKKPWQEEIKRMLGSGLKYELDALANKDFRYLTKTYLPKKLKDEDWLD; this comes from the coding sequence ATGGCAAAAGCAGCGGCGGCGAAGAAGGTGGGGGCGGTGGAGAAGAAGCTCATCAGCGTGGCGGACACCGTCATCACCGCGGCGGAGAAGAGCAAGGACCCGGCGCTCGCCATCCCGGTGCGGAGCCTCGCCAACGTCAACTTCGACGCCAAGCGCGGCATCATTCAGCTCGGCAAGCGCAAGCAGGCGCGCACCTTCTTCAACGTCGGCATGGCGAAGAAATTCATGCAGACCGTGCTGGTCGCGGACGCGCTCAGCGAGCTTCAGCGGCAGAACCTCACCACGTCGCTCCGCGAGATCTACTACCGCACCAAGCACACCATGAAGGGCTCGCACGAAAACACCTTCGACGGGCAGAACGAGTCCGACCCCCTGATCGAGGATCTGGAGGTCACCCTCGCCGCCCTCCGCGAGGAGCTCCACGTGCGCGCGGAGAACGCCGGCAGCATCGTGGGCCCCGTGGTGTTCGGCGACGACGGCGACCGCGTGGACTGCGCGCGCCTGGGCAAGGGCGGCTACTCCGTGCCGTCGATCGTGGAGCCCGAGTACCTCGAGATCCGCCGCTGCACCGCGGACTTCGTCCTCCTCGTCGAGAAGGGCACGCAGTGGAACCGCCTCTCCGAGGACAAGTTCTGGCGCCGCTACAACTGCGTGCTCCTCACCGGCAACGGCCAGCCCCCGCGCGGCGTGCGCCGCCTGGCCCGCCGCCTCCACGAGGAGTACAAGCTCCCCGTCTACGTCCTCGTCGACAACGACCCGTGGGGCTACTACATCTATTCCGTCGTCAAGCAGGGCTCCATCAACCTCGCCTTCGAGAGCGAGCGCATGGCCATCCCCAAGGCCAAGTTCATCGGGCTTTCCAGCGCCGACCCCGACGCCTACGGCCTCCCCCGCAACGTGGGCATCAAGCTCAACGACAAGGACGTGAGCCGCGCGAAGGAGCTTTTGAAGTACCGCTGGTTCGAGAAGAAGCCCTGGCAGGAAGAGATCAAGCGCATGCTCGGCAGCGGGCTCAAGTACGAGCTGGACGCGCTGGCGAACAAGGACTTCCGGTATCTGACGAAGACGTACCTGCCGAAGAAGCTGAAGGACGAGGACTGGCTGGACTGA
- a CDS encoding ABC transporter substrate-binding protein: MLRAVLALVLALGVLAAPPATHAQQLKGKVWRVGFLTGGARTPDGAPPAVLRAALKDLGYVEGQNVTYAARFGEGQQGQLPTLAAELVAEKVDVIVTAGGPSTNASRRATSTIPIVMALVGDADGIGLINSLAFPGGNVTGVTDQSAELSAKRLELLKEALPRAERMAVLYNADDQGMVLRYDNVAKAAHTLRVTVQQLGVREPNDFETAFAAMTKQRPDAMYLVTDALTLLNRKRVMEFAALHRIPAMYESSNLVQEGGLMSYGASLDDNYRRAATYVDRLFKGATPAGLPVERPSRYYLAVNLKTAKVLGLTLPQPFLLRADQVVE, translated from the coding sequence ATGCTGCGGGCCGTCCTCGCGCTCGTCCTGGCCCTGGGCGTGCTCGCCGCGCCGCCCGCCACCCACGCGCAGCAGCTGAAGGGTAAGGTCTGGCGCGTGGGCTTCCTCACCGGCGGCGCCCGCACGCCGGATGGTGCGCCGCCCGCCGTGCTGCGTGCGGCGCTGAAGGACCTCGGCTACGTCGAGGGACAGAACGTCACGTATGCCGCGCGGTTTGGCGAGGGGCAGCAGGGCCAGCTGCCCACGCTCGCCGCCGAACTGGTAGCCGAGAAAGTCGACGTCATCGTGACGGCCGGGGGGCCGTCGACCAATGCCTCCCGCCGGGCCACGTCGACCATTCCCATCGTGATGGCGCTGGTCGGTGATGCCGACGGCATCGGCCTCATCAACAGCCTCGCGTTCCCCGGCGGCAACGTCACCGGGGTGACCGACCAATCGGCCGAGCTCAGCGCCAAGCGGCTCGAGCTCCTCAAAGAGGCGCTCCCCAGGGCGGAGCGCATGGCGGTGCTGTACAACGCCGACGACCAGGGCATGGTTCTGCGCTACGACAACGTGGCGAAGGCCGCCCACACCCTGCGCGTCACCGTGCAGCAGCTCGGCGTCCGCGAGCCGAATGACTTCGAGACGGCCTTCGCAGCCATGACGAAGCAGCGGCCGGACGCCATGTACCTCGTGACGGACGCGCTGACCTTGCTCAATCGCAAGCGCGTCATGGAGTTCGCCGCGCTCCATCGGATCCCCGCCATGTACGAGTCGAGCAATCTCGTCCAGGAGGGTGGGCTGATGTCGTACGGCGCGAGTCTGGATGATAACTATCGCCGGGCGGCCACCTACGTGGACCGGCTCTTCAAGGGCGCCACTCCGGCCGGCCTGCCCGTCGAGCGGCCCAGCCGCTACTATCTCGCCGTCAACCTCAAGACGGCCAAGGTGCTGGGGCTCACGCTGCCCCAGCCCTTCCTCTTGCGCGCGGACCAGGTCGTCGAGTAA